In Podospora pseudopauciseta strain CBS 411.78 chromosome 3, whole genome shotgun sequence, one genomic interval encodes:
- a CDS encoding hypothetical protein (EggNog:ENOG503NZ48; COG:Q) has product MLSPTQLLLLPPTLLLCLVIRRILTNFFFHPLSSFPAPFYTRLTSLPLAALSLLGREPEFLHNLTKKYPPSTRAILITPTLLFFPHASSLKPIYWSPTHNHKGSLYGTGALGPTSLFSTIPAEDHKSLRKSLGGTHWSVSYLKTFQEPRIDNLVTFFVNQLSLLPPDHEPFQMGEKLAQFAADVMTLLVFGKPWGFIAHDRDERRLLSAFRESLPMFAFAARCNSFRELILSSPWIRGLIMPKVDDKTGSGYLASQAKLAVAQREQEREQGIGGEGKMRDYLDYTFDARDGNGEPLTRAQKEAHATLLIQAGADTTGSGLGAVLRLMLEHGECMKKARREIEVADEKGLLSTPVLYEETKQHLPYFVACIKEGLRVNPPAPNLFGRIILEKGGTVIDGVHVPQGAEVCSNPYVVGRDPELYGPDAEAFEPERWLNGNEKRRAEMEAANFVFSMGPRVCLGKEIAMMEMYKVLPEIVRRFDFEVVSAGKYVDRGGVACNKDFMVRVRRRA; this is encoded by the coding sequence ctctgcctgGTCATCCGCCGTATCCTCAcaaacttcttcttccaccccctctcctccttcccagcACCATTCTACACCCGCctaacctccctcccccttgccgccctctccctcctcggccgtgAGCCCGAAttcctccacaacctcaccaagaaataccccccctccacccgcgccatcctcatcacccccaccctcctcttcttcccccacgcctcctccctcaaacccATCTACTGGTCCCCAACCCATAACCACAAGGGCTCCCTCTACGGCACCGGCGCCCTCGGCccaacctccctcttctccaccaTACCCGCCGAAGACCACAAATCCCTCCGCAAATCCCTCGGCGGCACTCACTGGAGCGTCTCCTACCTCAAAACCTTCCAGGAACCCCGCATCGACAACCTCGTCACCTTCTTCGTCAACcaactctccctcctcccacccgaTCATGAGCCCTTCCAAATGGGTGAGAAGCTCGCCCAGTTCGCCGCCGATGTCATGACCCTCCTCGTGTTTGGCAAACCATGGGGCTTCATCGCCCACGACCGTGACGAGCGCCGGCTTTTATCCGCCTTTCGCGAGTCCCTCCCCATGTTTGCCTTCGCCGCGAGGTGCAACAGCTTCCGGGAGCTGATTCTTTCATCGCCGTGGATAAGGGGCTTGATCATGCCCAAGGTGGATGACAAGACGGGAAGCGGGTATCTGGCCTCACAAGCCAAACTTGCCGTTGCCCAGCGGGAACAAGAACGAGAACAAGGGatcgggggggaggggaaaatGAGGGATTACCTCGACTATACCTTTGACGCACGAGATGGGAACGGCGAGCCGTTGACCAGGGCGCAAAAGGAGGCCCACGCCACGCTTCTGATCCAGGCCGGGGCAGACACAACGGGTAGCGGGCTCGGGGCGGTGCTGAGATTGATGCTGGAGCACGGCGAGTGTATGAAAAAGGCAAGAAGGGAGATCGAGGTGGCAGATGAGAAGGGTTTGCTGTCTACGCCGGTGTTGTATGAGGAGACCAAACAGCATCTGCCGTATTTTGTTGCTTGCATCAAGGAGGGACTGAGAGTCAACCCTCCTGCTCCGAATCTGTTCGGTCGCATTATTCTCGAAAAGGGCGGCACCGTCATTGACGGGGTGCATGTTCCTCAAGGAGCAGAGGTGTGCAGCAATCCATACGTCGTGGGTCGTGATCCCGAGTTGTATGGCCCCGACGCCGAGGCTTTCGAGCCTGAGAGGTGGCTTAATGGCAACGAGAAACGTCGAGCCGAGATGGAGGCGGCGAATTTCGTGTTCAGCATGGGACCAAGAGTTTGTCTGGGGAAGGAAATTGCCATGATGGAGATGTACAAGGTTTTGCCCGAGATTGTGAGAAGGTTTGACTTTGAGGTTGTCTCGGCTGGCAAATATGTTGATCGAGGGGGCGTGGCGTGCAACAAAGACTTCATGGTGAGAGTGCGGCGAAGGGCTTAG
- a CDS encoding hypothetical protein (EggNog:ENOG503NZTT; COG:O; CAZy:CE1) produces the protein MFIYVPRNLAAKPPIIVAIHYCTGTAQAYFSGSPYRQLADQKGFIVIYPESPYSGTCWDVSSRATLTHDGGGNSNAIANMVKYTLQQYSGDPTKVFVTGTSSGGMMTNVMAATYPDLFAAGIVYSGTAAGCFYSQSGGTNAWNSSCAQGQVRSTPQVWAKMVFDAYPGYEGPRPKMQIYHGSADTTLHANNYNETIKQWAGVFGLDPAKPDVTQANTPQSRYTTYSWDNGKLIGVYAQGVGHSVNMRGADDMKFFGL, from the exons ATGTTCATTTATGTCCCCAGGAACCTCGCGGCGAAGCCTCCTATCATTGTGGCTATTCACTACTGCACTGGTACTGCTCAGGCTTACTTCAGTGGCAGCCCATACAGACAGCTCGCTGATCAGAAGGGCTTTATTGTCATTTACCCTGAATCACCCTATTCGGGGACTTGCTGGGATG TTTCTTCACGCGCCACCCTCACCCATGACGGCGGTGGTAACAGCaacgccatcgccaacatgGTCAAGTACACGCTTCAGCAGTACAGCGGCGACCCCACCAAGGTGTTTGTGACCGGCACCTCTTCCGGTGGCATGATGACG AACGTCATGGCTGCTACCTACCCCGACCTTTTTGCTGCAGGCATCGTCTACTCCGGCACCGCCGCTGGCTGCTTCTATTCCCAGTCTGGTGGCACCAACGCCTGGAACAGCTCCTGTGCTCAAGGCCAAGTTCGTTCGACACCGCAGGTTTGGGCAAAGATGGTCTTTGATGCCTACCCAGGATATGAAGGACCCCGACCCAAGATGCAGATCTACCACGGCTCTGCCGACACAACTCTCCACGCGAACAACTACAACGAGACGATTAAGCAATGGGCAGGTGTATTCGGCCTGGATCCCGCAAAGCCAGATGTCACCCAGGCGAACACCCCCCAGAGCCGGTACACCACGTATTCGTGGGACAACGGAAAGTTGATTGGCGTGTACGCCCAAGGCGTCGGGCACAGTGTAAATATGAGGGGAGCAGATGACATGAAGTTCTTTGGTCTTTGA
- a CDS encoding hypothetical protein (EggNog:ENOG503P3R2), whose translation MIWQRTLVASLLAMGAQAGIGDMVAEGMMRGSPSVERRLQEIAKANILSRGYMEIRQAPGLSTGIGSNTPVNPDGTVDMERWNEEVNQACRDSLETLNVASNPSGACICYNLPVLNNVTGTFEADLRLFQISPPTGDFQGIPQEQINVALSYNGASVAEKEGGAARQGPEPAEEGRLRLLRSFLFVGRINNDAMGGEEIPMAQLQALVMPIVTLSAVNADGQTVATNVSVNEAAFVSGVFSQEVVMSTFRLAELAVEEEVARLKNGTTAFVLPGVQLLIFPIGLIITSIWLVIGVAAYGMGTYARYNFRESHRRMVAKTQKGTMARF comes from the exons ATGATTTGGCAAAGGACATTGGTGGCTTCGCTCCTGGCGATGGGGGCCCAGGCTGGAATTGGCGACATGGTGGCCGAGGgcatgatgagggggagTCCATCCGTCGAGAGGAGGTTACAAGAAATCGCAAAGGCAAACATCTTGTCAAGAGGATACATGGAGATCAGGCAAGCACCGGGACTGTCAACGGGCATTGGCAGCAACACACCCGTGAATCCTGACGGGACCGTCGACATGGAGAGGTGGAATGAGGAAGTCAACCAAGCTTGCAGAGACTCGCTCGAAACTCTCAACGTGGCCTCGAACCCATCAGGCGCCTGCATCTGTTacaacctccccgtcctcaACAACGTCACAGGCACCTTCGAAGCCGACCTGAGGCTTTTCCAAATTAGCCCACCAACCGGTGACTTTCAGGGCATTCCGCAGGAGCAGATCAACGTTGCACTGAGTTACAACGGCGCGTCGGtcgccgagaaggagggaggcgcTGCTCGACAAGGCCCAGAACCAGCCGAGGAAGGGAGGCTGCGGCTACTCCGGTCGTTCCTGTTTGTTGGTCGGATCAACAATGATGCaatgggaggggaggagattcCCAT GGCCCAACTGCAAGCTCTAGTCATGCCCATCGTCACGTTGTCCGCCGTCAACGCAGACGGCCAGACCGTGGCCACCAACGTGTCAGTGAACGAGGCCGCCTTCGTTTCTGGTGTCTTTTCGCAAGAGGTCGTCATGAGTACCTTCCGCCTAGCCGAACTTGctgtggaggaagaagttgCTCGTCTCAAGAATGGCACCACCGCTTTTGTCCTTCCCGGTGTGCAGCTGCTGATTTTCCCCATCGGTCTTATCATCACGAGCATTTGGCTGGTCATTGGTGTGGCTGCCTATGGCATGGGCACTTATGCGCGGTACAACTTCCGGGAGTCTCACAGAAGGATGGTGGCGAAGACACAGAAGGGGACCATGGCTCGTTTTTAA
- a CDS encoding hypothetical protein (EggNog:ENOG503NXIJ; COG:S), with protein sequence MSRDELMMKPALESPPLPSSTPPPPPPPPPPPTTGEKKLENGNSSTTSENDDGLEEVDLGVERGVGQEKWKRLLLWQPPRTRWDERNPPRFTVWINLLFGFAACFTVSNLYYNQAILNRIAESFSVSFERASVVATLMQAGYASGLLLICPLGDVFPRRPFILCLVLLTALLWIILCTTQSFTVFIVVSYICGATTVTPQLMLPLVGDLAPKERRASCLAVVVSGLGLGVLVARILGGVMANYTEWRGIYWFGLGVQFVVWMGLYFWMPDYPSKNPTALKGVTGYGKLLWGIVVLMVTEPLLCQASIVAFCLSAVFTSYWTTLSFLLSRPPYEYSSMVIGLFGLIGVVVILLAPVYSRFVIDKVMPLVSALMGLGLELAGVIVGTFTGGFTVAGPVIQAITIDLGSQFTQIGNRAAIYSLRPDAQNRVNTAYMVAAFSGQLTGTAVGNRLFAQGGWTWSGSCSIGLLVFAILVCLARGPKETGWVGWSGGWMIGRDDLPAKNSKNPPDEEAVLDKEDSDGRKGRQQM encoded by the exons ATGTCTCGGGatgagttgatgatgaagcctGCGCTGGAGTCACCACCATTGCCGtcgtcaacaccaccaccaccaccgccgccgccgcctccgccgacGACAGGAGAGAAGAAACTTGAGAATgggaacagcagcaccaccagcgagAACGATGATGGTTTGGAAGAAGTTGATCTAGGGGTGGAACGAGGGGTAGGCCAAGAAAAGTGGAAAAGGCTTCTTTTGTGGCAGCCGCCGCGTACGAGGTGGGATGAGAGGAATCCGCCGAGGTTTACGGTTTGGATCAATTTGCTGTTTGGATTT GCCGCCTGCTTCACCGTCTCGAATCTGTACTACAACCAGGCCATCCTCAACCGGATCGCGGAGTCGTTTTCCGTCTCGTTTGAGAGGGCGTCTGTGGTTGCAACGCTCATGCAGGCTGGGTATGCGAGTGGGCTGTTGCTGATTTGTCCGCTGGGGGATGTCTTCCCCCGGAGGCCGTTTATCCTCTGCTTGGTTTTGTTGACGGCGCTGCTGTGGATTATCCTGTGTACGACGCAATCTTTTACGGTTTTTATTGTCGTGAGCTATATCTGCGGGGCGACGACTGTTACGCCGCAGCTGATGCTGCCTTTGGTGGGGGATCTGGCGccgaaggagaggagggcgagtTGCCTGGCGGTTGTAGTTTCTGGCTTGGGgctgggggtgttggtggcgaGGATATTGGGCGGGGTGATGGCGAATTATACCGAGTGGAGGGGGATATActggtttgggttgggggttcaGTTTGTTGTTTGGATGGGGTTGTATTTTTGGATGCCGGATTACCCTTCCAAGAACCCGACTGCGTTGAAGGGGGTGACGGGGTATGGGAAGTTGCTGTGGGGgattgtggtgttgatggtgacggAGCCGTTGCTTTGCCAAGCGAGCATTGTGGCTTTTTGTCTCAGTGCCGTCTTTACGAGCTACTGGACAACTCTAAGCTTCCTGCTCAGCCGGCCGCCGTATGAGTACAGCTCGATGGTTATTGGACTGTTTGGGTTgattggggtggtggttatctTGTTGGCGCCTGTTTACTCGCGGTTCGTCATAGATAAGGTAATGCCGTTGGTATCAGCTCTGATGGGGCTTGGGTTAGAGCTGGCTGGGGTGATCGTGGGTACTTTTACCGGAGGGTTTACGGTGGCAGGACCGGTGATTCAGGCAATAACAATCGATCTGGGGAGTCAGTTTACGCAAATTGGGAACAGGGCGGCGATATACAGTCTGAGACCAGACGCACAGAATCGTGTGAATACGGCATACATGGTTGCGGCGTTTTCTGGGCAGCTGACGGGAACAGCAGTGGGTAATCGTCTTTTTGCGCAGGGTGGTTGGACTTGGAGTGGAAGTTGCAGCA TTGGGCTATTGGTGTTCGCCATTCTGGTGTGCCTTGCCCGAGGCCCGAAAGAAActggatgggttggttggtcaGGTGGGTGGATGATTGGAAGAGACGATTTGCCAGCAAAGAACTCGAAGAATCCTCCAGACGAAGAGGCTGTATTGGACAAAGAGGATTCGGATGGCAGGAAGGGTAGACAACAAATGTAA
- a CDS encoding hypothetical protein (EggNog:ENOG503P2AV; COG:S), producing the protein MTCRIALLFGALFFALPSTAKNTELRKTTSRVPPVLAPNCRYVQIPLGNISADNVDFRRTRRNVDFNSPKDVTKFFSSCLDPQMYEDPDDNTTKLIVERNVTIHGILCRPERPVAAQDRRIHLMVHDATYDKSMWHGLGILEYSLADALASGLGGSYTLAIDLWGHGDSHGPTYPDPWQVLQPPFHVEVLHELAVRLRTNQHGLWMAFKNVTYVGHGFGAQLGSYLIEDFPNDVDAFVGTGLPTGSKMTPRPSEWMFAPAHSTDPKYQDQPLGYFTGAVTSFLDRRNILYGGIYDDDLAVLDFLSQDTITGGEACWSGSYLSSEWLGSAFSFKGQACIVAGEYDRIACADGPECKERLRGVCSKVFPDASSCKSNVLGSTGHAWMLHRIGVKLANSVRSASALGSSWGNLCSVIS; encoded by the exons ATGACCTGCCGCATCGCGCTGCTTTTCGGGGCCCTATTCTTCGCTCTCCCAAGCACAGCCAAGAACACTGAGCTCAGGAAAACCACTTCAAGAGTCCCGCCCGTTCTCGCGCCCAATTGCCGTTATGTTCAGATACCACTCGGAAACATCTCAGCTGACAACGTCGACTTCCGACGAACAAGGAGAAATGTCGACTTCAATTCTCCAAAAGACGTGACCAAattcttctcctcttgcCTTGACCCTCAGATGTACGAGGATCCTGATGACAATACCACGAAACTCATTGTGGAGAGGAACGTTACCATCCACGGCATCCTTTGCCGACCAGAAAGGCCAGTCGCTGCGCAAGATCGCCGGATTCATCTAATGGTCCACGACGCGACATACGACAAATCTATGTGGCATGGGCTCGGTATACTAGAGTACAGTTTGGCAGATGCCCTGGCGTCTGGTCTCGGTGGTTCCTACACCCTAGCCATTGACCTTTGGGGTCATGGAGACAGCCATGGCCCGACATACCCCG ACCCTTGGCAGGTACTCCAACCCCCGTTCCACGTCGAGGTCTTGCATGAGCTCGCTGTCCGACTGCGCACAAACCAGCATGGCCTCTGGATGGCCTTCAAGAACGTAACATATGTTGGACATGGCTTTGGTGCCCAGCTAGGCAGTTATCTCATCGAGGATTTTCCCAATGACGTCGATGCATTTGTTGGAACCGGACTCCCCACGGGCTCAAAGATGACGCCCCGCCCGAGTGAATGGATGTTTGCGCCAGCACACTCTACAGATCCGAAATACCAGGACCAGCCGCTAGGCTACTTTACTGGGGCAGTGACTTCTTTCCTTGACCGAAGGAACATTCTGTACGGGGGCATCTACGATGACGACTTGGCTGTACTGGACTTTCTCAGTCAAGATACCATTACTGGCGGCGAAGCCTGCTGGAGCGGATCTTACCTTTCGAGCGAATGGCTCGGTTCAGCCTTCAGCTTCAAGGGCCAGGCATGCATCGTCGCTGGAGAATACGACAGAATTGCGTGCGCCGATGGACCTGAGTGCAAGGAGAGATTACGGGGCGTCTGCAGTAAGGTATTTCCCGATGCTAGCTCATGCAAGAGCAATGTTCTGGGAAGCACAGGTCATGCCTGGATGCTGCACAGGATTGGTGTCAAGCTGGCAAACTCGGTTCGCAGCGCCTCGGCACTTGGAAGCTCTTGGGGAAATTTGTGCTCGGTGATTAGCTGA